A part of Chanos chanos chromosome 9, fChaCha1.1, whole genome shotgun sequence genomic DNA contains:
- the LOC115821117 gene encoding germ cell-specific gene 1-like protein produces MLNHMSRRSRSLLSLSLTSLALALSVLAFCTSYWCEGTHKVVKPLCLSPVKMKNCGQNNSEPYTTEAPTPDPRGPSNRTISPKRREELAKIRQRQLANAVHYIWETGEDKYTFRYFHTGFWKSCEKHTDGERCRRFVDLTPGETHGVLWLSIVSEFMYISFLGIGFLLMWSEVLCSRKEMHALKINAFAAIFTVLSGLMGMVAHMMYTTVFQLTVIVGPKDWRPQTWDYGWSFAMAWVSFSCCMCAAVLTLNSYTKTIIELKHRQRLRLEEARATSHAPSYDEVVPGGGLYSISGLLQCPGGMIDSVWTANGGVGVAGEGDVPTLVLVGGCGPEGCEDCEREMDEMEGAMEREGTDSPC; encoded by the exons atGCTGAACCACATGTCCCGCCGTTCCCGTTCgctgctgtctctttctctcacctcccTGGCTCTCGCTCTCTCCGTCCTGGCCTTCTGCACCTCCTACTGGTGTGAGGGGACGCATAAGGTGGTCAAACCGCTGTGTCTCTCGCCCGTCAAGATGAAGAACTGCGGCCAGAACAACAGCGAGCCGTACACCACAG aagccCCCACCCCAGATCCCAGGGGTCCATCCAATCGGACAATATCGCCAAAGCGTAGGGAGGAGCTTGCAAAGATTCGACAGAGGCAATTGGCCAACGCTGTGCACTACATTTGGGAAACGGGCGAAGACAAATACACGTTCCGCTACTTCCACACGGGATTCTGGAAATcgtgtgaaaaacacacagacg GTGAAAGATGCCGTCGCTTCGTTGACCTCACTCCCGGAGAAACGCACG gaGTGCTATGGTTGTCCATAGTGTCTGAGTTCATGTATATCAGTTTTTTGGGCATTGGTTTTCTGCTGATGTGGTCTGAAGTTCTGTGTTCTCGTAAAGAGATGCATGCCCTGAAAATCAATGCCTTCGCCGCCATCTTCACCGTCCTCTCTG gtctGATGGGTATGGTGGCCCATATGATGTATACGACAGTGTTTCAGCTGACTGTGATTGTGGGGCCTAAAGACTGGAGACCCCAGACATGGGACTATGGCTGGTCCTTCGC GATGGCGTGGGTGTCGTTTAGCTGCTGTATGTGTGCTGCTGTTCTCACTCTGAACTCCTACACAAAGACGATCATCGAACTCAAACATCGACAGCGACTTCGACTGGAGGAGGCCCGCGCCACCAGCCACGCCCCTTCCTACGACGAGGTGGTCCCAGGGGGCGGGCTCTACTCGATCAGCGGCCTGCTGCAGTGCCCGGGCGGGATGATCGACTCGGTGTGGACGGCAAACGGCGGCGTGGGCGTGGCCGGGGAGGGTGACGTGCCCACTCTGGTGCTGGTGGGGGGGTGCGGACCGGAAGGGTGTGAAgactgcgagagagagatggacgaGATGGAGGGggcgatggagagagagggaacagactCGCCGTGTTAG
- the rcvrn2 gene encoding recoverin 2 has protein sequence MGNAKSGAMSKEILEDLKMNTKYSENELSQWYENFQKQCPSGRITPEEFEKIYERFFPDSDASTYAKHVFRSFDANDDGTLDFKEYIIALHLTSTGKTERKLEWAFSLFDVDKNGYITKSEVAEICQAIFKLIPKEEQEKLPADENTPEKRADKLWSHFNKKDNERLAEGEFVKGILDNDSALHLIQYEPQK, from the exons ATGGGGAACGCAAAGAGCGGTGCTATGTCCAAGGAGATTCTGGAGGATCTGAAGATGAACACGAAGTACTCGGAAAATGAGCTGTCGCAATGGTACGAGAACTTCCAGAAGCAGTGCCCCAGCGGACGCATCACTCCGGAGGAGTTCGAGAAGATCTACGAGCGCTTCTTCCCGGACAGCGATGCCTCAACCTACGCCAAGCACGTCTTCCGTTCCTTCGACGCAAACGATGACGGCACCTTGGACTTCAAGGAGTACATCATCGCCTTGCACCTGACCTCCACCGGGAAGACGGAAAGGAAACTGGAGTGGGCGTTCTCGCTGTTTGACGTCGACAAGAACGGTTACATTACTAAATCAGAGGTGGCGGAGATCTGTCAA gcCATTTTTAAGTTGATTCCtaaggaggagcaggagaagcTTCCGGCAGACGAGAACACCCCGGAGAAAAGGGCCGATAAACTGTGGTCCCATTTCAATAAGAAAGACAACG aaCGGCTGGCGGAGGGCGAGTTTGTCAAGGGAATATTGGATAACGACAGTGCATTGCACCTCATCCAGTACGAACCCCAGAAATAG